The genomic region GAATCGCGATCAGCAACTCGATCGAACTGAAGGCACAGTATAACGACGAGCTCACGCCGCGGCTGCTGACCGGCACCAAGGCGATGACCATCTTGCTGATTGTCGCGGTCATCACCCTCACCCTCGCCATCCTGCGTGAGAAAGCGGTCGACATCAATGCGATGTTCATCCAGACCGCGCAGGTGGTGCTGTTCGTCCATGCCCTATTCAGTGTGTTCATCGGGGTCTTCACGCGCCAGGAATATGCCTGGCTGCCGGAGCGATACCCGGAGCGTTTCACGGACAAAGAGCTCATGCAGTATATCGTCCATCTCACCAAAGAGGCGGACGGGCAACTCGGCCGGCTCCGGTACGCCATCGACAAAACGGGCTTCAACAGCTCTAAAATCCACCCGCGCGATGAGGCCTACTTCTGGTTCTTCATCGACGAGATCGAAAAATCCATCGGCCAGATCAAACGCAGCTGGGTGCCAGCCGACGGCGCCCGCCCGGCCACCCCACCCTACGACCAACCCCAGCTCCCACCTGTCCATGAGGCCCGGCGGGTTTAAGGTTCAACGTTTTGGGTTTAAGGGCCATGGATTACGTGGTGGGCTCGCCGTGATCCGTGAACCTTAAACATCGAACCTTGAACTTTCTGAAGAATCCTATCGCTTATCTTAAAGTATCACTTTAAATTACGGGGTAATCTACACGCGCAGCAACGGGCCCATCCGGTCCACCGCTTTATCATGAACAGGCACACCATGGTTGGTACTCCTATCTCCGCGCGCCGGGCGCACCAGGTTCTACTGGCGTTCGCGCTGCTTTTTTGCCTGACCTCCCTCGATCGTTTCGTTACGCACAGTCAGGCGCAAGCCCTTCCGATCGATGCACGGCTGGTGCACATCATCAACTACCAGGCCGGCGTTGTACGGGCCCAGTGGATTCCTTATGGCCGCCGGTGGGCCATCCAGGGCACGACGATCAAGACCGAGAACGAGATCAAAGTGGTCGTCGGTGAAATCAACTCCCGAACCACAAGGGATCGTCAGAAATCCTGCTGGGTCAACCCTCCTGATGTCTATACCGATGTGTTCCGTCTCGTGTTCGAACCGCTGGACATTGGCCGTCGGTACGACCTGAAGCTGGACTTCTACGGCGGCTTCGACGTGAACATCTTGAAGCCGGCGCTGGACATGGCCTACGAAGAGACCATGCGTGTCGCCAAGGAGACGTACCCCTATGTGAAGCAGCAGGTCATCCGCGACATCTTCACGCAGAACATCGAAGCGCAGCTCGTCGAGGTCTTCAAGCGCGATGAGGTCGTCCTCGTCCGCAACGTGGTCGACGACAACTGCGAGGTCGTCCCTGAAGACAACATCGTCCCGAGCTTTGATATCGAGCCGACGCTGCTCAACGAGGTCGCCGAGGCCGTGTTGGGCGATGTTCGCCTCAGTCGTAGCGAGGAAATCCTCGGCGAGTTGACGCAGGCCAACCGGGTGATGATGCAGAACCAGACGTTTATCGATCTCATGGCTCGCCTCAAGCGCGACGAGGACACGCGGTTCCTCCAGGCCGGCGATGTCGACGCCATCCGCTCCGCCATGATTTCGGACCGGATGCCGGAGGAAGATGTGGTCGCCCGCCTCTACGCGACCAGCCGGGCCTGCCGCACGGACACCAATTTTGCCGACGCCGAATGTGCGATGCTGGGCGACATGGTGGATCGCTCCTACCAGGTCATCCGCGAGATGAGCCTTCAGGGCGAAGACGACTACGGCCCGATCCGCTCCCGCATCATGAACTCGCTCGGTGAACACCTATCCGGCATCTACACGGCCGTCGCCAACACCCGCGTCAACGCCCTCAATTGGGAAGGCGCCGAGGCCACGTCGGACCGCGTCCGGGTCAGCACGACGATCGGTTTCGGCGCCGCCGCCCTCAACCTGGCGCCCAGCACGGTCTTCAACCCGGGCCTGCAGGAAGCCGAGGCGTTCGGGGTCGCCGCGCTTAAATTCTACCCCTTTGCCGTAGACAAACAACTGCCTAGCCCCTATTTCGGCCGAGAGCTCCTGGCGCGGACGTCCATCGTGGCCGGCGCCATCCTCAAACGCCGGCTCCAGTTCGAAAACCAGCGGCTCAGCGGCGCCACGGCCGGCCTCATCCCGCTCGTCGGCGGTGGGTTCGACATCACGAAGAACTTTACGGTCCAGCTGGGCATGATCTTTTTCCGCCAACCCAGCTTCACCCCGGGCGATGACTCGTCGGAATTCAAAGCCGCACCCTCCCTATCGGTGGCATTCGACTTCGACGGCGTCAACCGCGTCCGCGATGCCATCCGAGACATGAGGGACTGAGGCTCCTCGCTGATGGGGGCTGGCTGATGGGGGCTGGCTGATGGGAGCTGGCTGATGGGGACTGGCTGATGGGGGCTGGCGGTCAGGGGCTCATATCCTGGCCGAAGGCCTTCATAACCCTTTTCATGACCTCCCCTGCATGACTTCACTTCCTCCCGACCGGCTACCAGACCATCTGACTCGTGAAAACGAGCGGTTGCGGCGATCCGTGGAGGAGCTTTCGCTGCTTAACGATCTGGCGCAAGCGATCGGGGCTTCCGGCAATCCGAAGCATATCGTGGAGACGATCGTCCGGCGGGCCATGAAAAGTCTGCAGGCGGAGCAGGGCGATATCGTGTTGATCAGCGACCTGGAGGCCCGGACCACCCGGACGTTGGTTCGCACGGAGGATAGCCTGCTCCGTCGCGACTCGATCCGTCTGAACGACAGCCTCCTCGGATGGATGATGATCCACAAGAAGCCGATCATCATAAACGAGCCGCGTACGGACACGCGATTCGCCGGCGCCGTCTGGAACCCCGATATCCGTACGCTCCTCAGCGTCCCCCTCCTGATCCGCTCCGGTTTGATCGGCCTGCTGAGTGTGTACAACAAGATGGGGCCGGATGTGCAGTTCACCGAGGACGACCAACGGCTGCTGGCGATCATCGCGACGCAGTCTGCCCAGGTCCTCGAAAACGCCCGTCTCCAACAGGAGGAGCGCGCCCTGCATGGGATGCAGGAAGAGTTACGGCTCGCGACCGAAATCCAGACGTCCCTGTTTCCACAGCACCTGCCCGACATCGCAGGATACGAACTCGCCGGCACCAGCGTAGCCGCCCAGCAGGTAGGCGGCGATTATTACGATGCCCTGGCGCTCGACGGCGGTCGCGTGGGCCTCTGCGTGGGCGACGCGTCCGGCAAAGGGCTGCCGGCGTCGCTGCTCATGGCCAACGTACAGGCCACCCTGCGCAGCCTCGCACCCTGGAGCGCCACCAGCTCCGAATGCATCACCCGCATCAACCGCGTCGTGTGCGACCGCAATCGCAAGGGTTCGTTCGTCACCCTCGTCTATGCCCTGCTGGACCCC from Rhodothermales bacterium harbors:
- a CDS encoding GAF domain-containing SpoIIE family protein phosphatase, giving the protein MTSLPPDRLPDHLTRENERLRRSVEELSLLNDLAQAIGASGNPKHIVETIVRRAMKSLQAEQGDIVLISDLEARTTRTLVRTEDSLLRRDSIRLNDSLLGWMMIHKKPIIINEPRTDTRFAGAVWNPDIRTLLSVPLLIRSGLIGLLSVYNKMGPDVQFTEDDQRLLAIIATQSAQVLENARLQQEERALHGMQEELRLATEIQTSLFPQHLPDIAGYELAGTSVAAQQVGGDYYDALALDGGRVGLCVGDASGKGLPASLLMANVQATLRSLAPWSATSSECITRINRVVCDRNRKGSFVTLVYALLDPSSHTLHYANAGHNRPLMCRADGRIERLERAGPMLGFTASLPFPEGDLRFTSGDILLLYSDGLNEAWDAAHVQFGEDRIADTLRETRSLPARTIADRLIAAVAAHVGDAPPVDDMTLLVVKRAS